The genomic region taaaatactatttcttttgttttttacagtgcaaatatttgaaataaaaataataatatcaagTGAGCCCTGTGccctttctattctgtgttgtaattgaaatcgatatatttgaaaatgtagaaaacatccaaaaatgtttaaataaatggtattctagtaTTCTTTAAGagcgtgattaatcacaattaattttttaaatggcttGACAGCCCGAGTGAGAACCCATCTCCCTCTGGGCCGAGAGCCATTGTGAGGCCCCCCTCCGGCCCTGTCGGGCCCCGGTGCTGCTGTCTGTCGCTCACTGTGTCTCTCCCCCGCAGCTGGACCTGGTGGAGAAGGAGTGGCTGCAGGGGGCGGCCAGTGGGCACCTGCTCACCCTGAGTCACCTGCTCAAACAGGAGCCATCCCTGGCCACCAGGAAGGTAAGTCTGGCCCTCATGCCCGGCCTGATGTGCTCAGCTGGCTGGGGAaagtgggaggggctctgggcccAACCCGCTGCtcttgggcagggagggggctgctctgtgtCCCAGAggggggggctgccccagccCTAACCTGAGCTCaaccattttctctctctttctctggtttCGCGGGACATGCTGCAGGACTTCACCTCGGTGAGTACAGGGCCATGCCAGGCCCATGCTCCCTCCAGCCCTGACCGGGTGGCTCAgactggagctgggggtgggttgCGCAATGGTCCAATTCCTCTGCACTGCCTTGCGAATCCCagaggggcctggggcaaagtcaagcacttgggACCCCAAACTCCTGTGaaatcccagcccctcctgcagctAATGAACCCACTGGCCTCACCTGTCCTCCACTGCCTGCCACctgcctgtcccctccccaccctcttgccctgccccaggcctgtaCCCTGCCCCCTCCATCTACAGGCTCTGatttcctgctctctctctcttcccggTCGCTGACCTGCTCTGGTTCCGGTGCGGCTCAGGGGGTAAGTtggggcaggtgtggggcaggTGGAACTGCTGCTCCCGCAGAGGCTCTGGGGGGTGTTAGGGTTGCTGCAGGTTGGTTGACCCCTGGTCTCTGGCGGGAGCCCCAGTGcacagcagggagcccagggggTCTGGACgggagctcagcccagccccagggggcacTAGCAGGGTAGTCCAGCCAACAGCCCGGGCTATAGGGAAGAAGGGGCCCCAAAGCCCGAAGAACAGCTCCCCCCAGGCCCCGGCAGGGTGTCCAAATCCAGACGTTTGGTGGTCGAGTTTCCTGTCCCAAATGGAAGGTTTTGGCTGCCGTCCCCCACGTTGGACCAGTGCCGTGCTGGCTCCGGGGGCCCCGTGCAATGCTTCTAACACGTCTCCTTCTCTGCCCGACCCTGCTGCCCGTCCCTGCTGGCGCTGCCACCCATCTCGGCCGGGAGCAGTTTGTAAGTATGAGCCTTCTGGGACCCCAGGATCagcctcaccccctccctgctgcattccCAGGCTggggctccctggctcctccccagcgagCTGAGCGCTGGCagatggggtgcagggcaggggggccCAGCAGGGCACTAGGGCAGAGTGGGCAGATGGActcagctcagggctgggagtcaggactcctgggttctgtttcttgcTCTGTTGCTGGCTCACTGTGGGGCCTTCATGGTCAGCCCTttccctgggcctcagtttccccatctgacgGGCCTGACAATAGCCCCTCCCTCTCTGCACTCACCAAGGCCTGCCCCACTGTCACTGGTCTCTGCACAGGGGTTAAACATAGTGACTCCTGCCCGGGGCAGTGCCCCTTCAGCCCCACGGGAGGGTGTCATGGAGCCGGTGGGGGAGAGGTGCTGGTGTCTGTGTCCTGCCCACGCTCCCCGCTGGAGTTCCCCGCTGGAGGTGCGATGCAGGTAGTGCCTCTTCCCgggagagtggggctgggggggtggagcagaggtggcTTTGCCTGAGCCCAGCATGGGGGGAGCCAGGCCCTGTCAGGGGATGGGCGAGgctgggttgggggttctgagcccagccctgcctctccccgcAGACAGCGCTGCACTGGGCGGCCAAACACGGCAAGGAGGACATGGCCTCGCTTCTGGTGGCTGCAGGCGCCGATGTCAACATGCGAGCGGTGAGTTCCCGGCAGGCGAGGGGAGGCAGGCGGGCTCGGGgccctgtgcagggctggcactggaggggctccagccccaggcagcaggtcCCAGTaggggctctgccagccccagcccctggcctcCCAGCATCCCTGAGTGGGGGccggagggtggggtccctggcctgggaagccctggggggtggagggggctgggagcagcgaGGGAGGGGGGCAATCCATACATGGCTGGCTCTAATGggttctcctctcccctccccatgctgctgGCCCTTTGCTCGGACCCAGCACGTGAGTACCTGCCTGCCTTGTGCCCAGCTGCTGGGCGGGTGGGAGGAGCCGAGGGCACGCGGGGCTGCCGGGGGCTTGCCAGGACACCATTGCTGGCGATGGCCCCagagggctgcagcctgagctcaggTGGGATGGGACATGTCCGGAGAGGGGTGGCGGCTGGGGCCCAGCTGCATTGGGAGCATGGCACTGCGTGTGCCGGGCGTGTAAGGTTACCTGGAAGGGGTCCTGGAGCTCTGTACTAAGCCTGtgctctcttctcccctcccccacccacacagggCGTGAGTATGCAGGTGCCCGGGAAGGACAGACGGACAGACCTCGCAGCAGGCTCCTCAGGACAGATTAGGCAGTGGCACTGGTGCCCAGGGGTGGGGTGATAGTTGGTGGAGCAGGACTGGATGCTGGGGGGTCTCACTGGGAAGGATGGGGGCAGAGAGATCACTGGGGGGCTGTGCTGTGGAAGGGGGTGTTTCTGCAGGGTCGGGGGGCCTCTCTAAGGGGGTGATGTCCAtgtcccctgggtggggagattGGCCCATTTCcttcctgcagggctgggctgggggtctgAAGCCACCGGTCCCTCGCGTCCTGATGCCTCCTGTGTCCCCCCCAGGGCTACACCCCCCTGCACATTGCTGCACTGCATGGGCACCGCCAGGTCATGGACCTGCTCGTCCGGAGCTACGGTGAGCAGCACCCGCCCCAGGGACCTGCCACCCCTGGCCTGGGGCCCTTCTGATGACACCACTGGCACAGGAAAGCacggggaagggggttgggtggggctGACGCCAAGGGCCCCACCCGCTGGGTGacccctgtgggggagggggtcatgcCCCAGGGCTTGGAGCCCTCCTGGTGCATTCTCCATCGCCAGGCCAGGGCTGAGCTGTGTGTCCCGGCAGGTGCCAAGCAGAACGTGCGGGATTACAGCGGGCACCTGGCCAGGCACTACCTGAGAGCAGAGAAGCCCCTGGACAGAGCTGCCACGATGCCCCGTGAGAAATgccccttgtctgtctgtctgtctgtccacccTTCGGGGGCCCCGTCTCCCTGTGGGGCCCCCTACCCCAGCTCCAGGGGTCGGGCGCCTCCCTCGCAGCCTCTCCAGAAGGCGGGTCCATGGTGAGGTGTGGGGCCACAAGCAGCGTGCGCATGGGGGGAGAGCACACAAGCCAGGGCGGGGCTTAGCCTggctgcctgcaggcaggggccgTGTAAGGGCTGGGCACTCCCTGCTCGGTGCCACCCTGTGCACCCgctgagctgcagctgtgcccccagggccggggggggctgccgcggggggtgggggggctgggggttgtaggccctgctgggagggggctgcgtctcctgccctgaccctgccctgccctctctctcccccagagcTGCCAGCAGTGCACGGCAGGAACAGGGCGCTGGCCTGCCTGCTCTTGCCCAAGGGCCAGGCCCGGAAGCGCTGGGGCTCTGCCGAGGAcctgatggaggaggaggagcgggggcaggcGCAGCACCTCACCGTGCCAGACTCGTACCGCACCGTGCGCAAGTTCTCCCGCTAGTGGGGCCGGCTcccggcccctgccagccccggccccagtCCCACCCGCGGCCGGGGGGCTCAGGCTGCCCCGAGCGCGCAGGGTCTGGGGAAAGGCAGTGGATGGGCCCTGCTAGCGACTGCCCGGCCGGAGCAGGGCCAAGAGGCGCCGTGTTTCCCAAAGTTCACACtaacacagcccctccccctatccagagcccccccagtcctgacctgcagcccctgctgtcctgCCCTGGTGATTCCCGTGTCCGCCGTGGTGCTGACCATCACCCTCGGTGGTGGGGCTCGCTCGGGTACAGCCCGTCTGCACCTCGCCCCTGCCGCACTCTGCTTTTTTCTAATGGATCCTGACACTGAAATAAAACACTACGTGCAGCTGTGGGTCTGGGTCTGCATCAGCCCCGGCCAGGTGTGGGGGCAGAGTCCAGTCCTTGGGGTCGGGGGCACCCTCCCACCAGGGACTGAGTGAACGGCGGGGCTGAGGACCAgagcccctgggggcagggcggggtggcaCCAGGGTGAGAGGCTGACGTACACACGCCCATTCTCGCCCTGCTGCTGGGGTCTCCCCTGGCACCgcggagcagctgctgctgtttggaaTCTGTCCCCCTGCTGCCGGCCCTGCCCGCCGGGGCtcgcctgcccctccccaggcagcGAGGGTGCAGATCGCAGTGGTTCTGCCCCGGGCTCAGTAATGGACCCTTCAGCCGGGGCCACTCCAGCCACCCACAGCTGGGCTCAGAGCACCCCGGTAGCACGGGGCACTGCCctgaggaccccagagctgtggctgcagctggggtgaGGGGCCAGGCAGCAAGGtgggttctctcccctgcccccgcagcaggcctggctccagcccctgctctgaggcgctgcccccgccccacactGGGCAGGGCCCAGGGGTTTCCTTGGATGCTGCACCCAGGGTCTGCACTATAGGCCTCAGGCAGCCCGATTCCCTTCACCGCAGGCCCCACTGGAGCACCGGTGCCAGGACCAACGGCTCCTCCTGTCTCGCCCCAGCCATGGGCTAAGGCGTGGGCCACCCCAGCACTGCCCCATGCCAGCTGCAGCGCTGCCGCCCTCCGGTCACCCCCATGGGCCGCAGCGTGTGGGCATGAGGCTGAGCCCatccccccctccagcccaaTGGGGGGCTAGCCTGGGGGCTTGGGGATGGTCGTGCCCCGTGTGTCGCTGCAGCAGACCCCTAACTGTGCCAGCCAGGCACTATTGCCGTACGCACGGGCCTCCTCCGGCCTGGCTCCACGTGTTACCCCCGGGACGGCTGGCACGGGAGCGTGGTGGTGGCATGACCGTGGCATGTTTGGCACACAGGGAACCAGCCGGGCTGGGGGATTTACCACCCAGACAATCTGTGCGGGCGCTTTAATGTGAGCTGGCACCAGGCTGCTCGTCCTTGCTAAGCAGCTGTCAATCACCCTGCTGGCCCCAcacggacccccccccccagccccctatAAAGCTCTGggctctgggctccctctcagTGGTCCTAGCAGCATGGCAGCTGCACAGCTGGTGTGGAGGGAGGCTCAGGCTGGCAACAAGCCGGGGGCCCccagaggggtgtggggtgccccagggctgctgcttccccctccccacgctgTCCTGCACCTGCCCTGcacctgcccagccccacagggctccAACCTGCTGCCGCCGCACCTGAGCCTCCTTGCACAGCCAGTAAGTGACGCGCCAGGCCTGgggcgttgggggggggggggcgcaggggctgtCTGCCGCCATCCAGAGGGTGCCCCGCGTGTGGCCCCCCCACCTCAGCGGGAAAAGGGGGGGCAGGCAGTTAGCTGCGCGGAAGGCAGGCACCAAGCactcactggcaaagtgtctGCCACCCTGAGCTCAAATGGGGGAGGAGGCTAGTGGGTGGCTcaagggcagggagccaggagtcctgggggggggtctAGCCCtggcactggggcaggggcatTGCGGGTGAGTGAGTAAAGCTGGACATCACTGCCCACTCTGCTACTCACGCCTTGGTCCCCTGCAGCCAGCTGTacagactctgccccagaaactgGGACTTGCCTGCCTCCCTTCCCGGGGTCTCTCATTCCCTGTGGGGTAGCAGCTCTCCCTgttgtggggtggctgggggagtGGCTGGCTGTAGGGGcactctgagcccccccccaggacAATAGTACCCAGGAGCTGTGGTCCTGCCCTGGCCATTGGATCAGGTGGGGCTGCAGTGCTACCCACGGGGTGGGTGATGGGAGCCCCCTCCAGCAAACCCCAGGGGGCTGCCTGTGGCATTCAGTACTCTGCAttggtggggcagagctgggcctgcccagcaccctccttcccctgcccacagACTGTGTCTGTCCCCAGGCTCAGCTCAGTGGgtcagggctctgctctggcagggctgggacagtcccACGtcgtcccccccgcccctgccccacaagctgctggagcagccccagcagcacaCAGGGCTAGCCCAGGGGTGTATCCACAGAGCCCAGCCTGCCCCTAGCACACCGAGCCAAGAgggccggggggaaggggggggcgttCCCAGTGTGGGAGCCCCAGCAGGATATGGGGGAAGGGCACTAGATTGGCCGGAGCAAAGGCCCCGCTCTCCGCTCGGGGTGGCTGTGCGGGGAACAGCCCCCGTGACAGGAGGGAGCAGATGCCAACAAATGTGCCAGTCCCATGTGGCTGAACACTGGGAGATGTGTTGGGGCATccccggggcagggctgggagcgcaTGGCTTGGGCAATCCACCAGCgagccccttccctgcccacgCACCTCTGCAACCAGGGCTTcaccgccccttcccctgccttccAGGTGACGGCTGCTTACaacctccagcccctgctcctgcccggCCCCGTGCTGTGCTCCCCCTGCTTTGGCCAGGGCCTGCCCGCGGAGCTGCCCCGAGCCAAGGCGGCCACCTCCCGGGAGAGCACCAGCGCCCTGAAGGCCTGGCTGGGCCAGCACTTGAGGCACCCCTACCCCAGCAAGGGCGAGAAGCTCATGCTGGCCATCAGCAGCAAGATGAGCCTCACCCAGGTCTCCACCTGGTTCGCCAACGCCCGGCGGCGCCTCAAGAAGGAGAAGCAGCTGAGTTGGGCCCCCTGCAGCAAGTCGGACAGAGACGCCGGCGAGGGCGAGACTCAGGGCGAGCAACAGCCCggggggcagggcgaggggccgGGGGGCAGCCCAGGCACAGGGGGCAGCCCCAAGGAGGGCAGCCCAGGCCCCTGCCTGGAGTCAGAGCACCAGCGGCCAAGCCCGCAGCCCAACGCTGCTGAGCTGACACAGGGGACGCCGCCCCAGCAGCCCAAGATCTGGTGTCTGGCTGAGATTGCGACATGCCCccagcaggagcagagctgcCGCCTGCCGCTGGAGATGGCACCGCCCTGCTGGGGTGTCCTACCCCCACAGCTCAGCCTGGCCCTTCCCTGGTGCCCCGAGAGCCACCGGACGCTCCCACAGTGACAGCGTGGCACGGGCGGCAGCCGGCCTGGGACTCAcggccaggggagggggctctgcccaCGGGGAGCCGGGCTGTAGACAGGGCCTCCCAGGTGTTCAGCGGTGCAAGAGCCAGGGAGCCTGTAGATTTGGGGGAGGCTCTAGGGTAAAGAGTGAGTCTGTGGGGCAAAGAGGGCTTGGGGGGATGGTTCCTTGAGTGGCTCCCAGAAGACAGTAAAATAtctagggggagggggagactgaaggggggggaagggtaggAGGGGGCTGGAGGTTGGGGAGAGGGTGAGGCCAGGGGACGGTGCGGGAGGCCATGCAGATTGGGTTTGAATggggcccaggctccagccagggcgAGGTTGCTGCCATTGGGCTGTTGCCAGGGTTCTCGCCAGCCCCACAGGATGGCAAGCGACAGGGccaaggggggcaggggggccagCCCCACGCGCTCACGCCAGGAGCCTGCAGGCTGCACTCCAGCCACACTGTCCCCAACCTGGTGGCCCCCAATGCTCCCCTGGGGGGCACAGAGCCTAGCTGGGGGTCCAGGGGCGGCACCCACATAGCCAGGGTGATTGGGCTTTGCCATGTTCTGTCTAATAAAGATGAATGAGCAACTCAATGTCACCAGCCTCTTCCTGGGCATGTGTGTTACCAGACGGCGGGctccaccacccacccaccccgacCTCGGGACCCCACTGCCaagagctgggggagggtgtaCACTGGGAGGGGCCAGACCCCCATCCATGGAGTCAGGAgggctgcagccccccaggggcttGGCCTCCACGCACAGCTTAGCTGGGGGCCTggagccctcccccgcccccccgttcaCACCCTCCAGGGGCTGGGAGAGTTTGCACAGGGGGGTGCTGACGCCACGGGACAAAATTGTAAACCCTGGATGTGATGGAACCACGTCCAGCCAGGGGTGCAGCACGtgcagccagggggtgcagcacccccagttccagcacctctggcccCCCCGGGCTGTGGGGATCGAACATCCCAGGGGAAGGAACAGCCCGCGGAACAGCCAGCCACAAGCAACCCCCCCCGTCTCTTAGGCAATGGCTCCCCCTAGTGGCCGTGGGGGTTACTCCATGAGgccggccgggggcgggggctgcaggcCGTGGCCGGTGGGTCccaggagggctctggctgcctGCGGTTGCAGCTTCTCTGGAAGCGGAGAGCGCTGCCCCAGGGCGCTGGCCTTGCTGGGCTGACGGGAGCTGGCTGGGGACCCCACAGGCCAGAGGCAGCGCTGGGGCTGCTCCGTTCCATGCTGCCACAGCCCAAGCTTTGGTCAGGTCTCCCCCTAAGCTCCGGCGCCCAAAGTCAGGGGCTCCATCTCCCAGAAACAGCCGCCGGCCACACGCAGCAAGGGAGCTGTCCCACTGCGCCCACCTCTGCAGGCCCAGCCACCCTGctcaccccacacagccccatggGCACCCCCCAGCCAGCGGAGCCTTCTGGGGCACTGGGAGCTCCACAGCAGATGGTCTGGAGGGACctggagagctgggctggggcaggtttcAGGCTTGGGTGGCTTCTCGCTGGTGGCAAAGGGGGTCTGAGCCTCAGGAGCAGCACGAGCTGGGGGGTGGAACATGGAGACCCAGCGATGtaaacccccctccctccccctccccgatgGCTGAGGGTTCCTAGCACACTGGGCTGCTCCTGGGCTGCAGTGTGGGAAGGACAGGCATCCTACTGTGAGCAAACTCCACCCATCCCTGTGCTGCGCAGATCCCTCCCTGTCACAGAGGGCACGAATGCAAACATGGCCATGGGCCGGGCTCTCCGGGGCCCCATTCTCCAGGGCCGGACTCTCTGGAGCCAGGCTCCACAGCTCCATGGCCATGTGTGGCTCACcagggatataaaccctcctgCTAATGCAGCACAGTCCTTACCAGACACAATGGGGTCTAGATTATAGCCCCTCTGCTGACTGGAGATCATgcagatgcgggggggggggtcccccaaAGCCAGCAGGGCAGGCACCCACCCACACCTCTGTAGCAGGGTCTGACAGGCCAACAGCACCAGTAACATGCAGGGCAGACACGGCTTGCAACAAGTCTGTGGTTTGCACCGGAAGAGGCTCCAAGACATAAAGACTGAAAATAAAGATCACATGGGCTGGGGGCTTCCTCCTCCATTCCCTCCATGCTCCAGCAGCCAGGTCAGCGAGCTCAGGGGCACAGCAGGAGAGAGCAGAAGAGGGTGAATCTGAGGGCAGACAGAGCAGGTCTGGCCTCCCACGGACAGTCCCAGGCCCCACAGATGAGGAATAGCACCGACACCAAGGGGAGCTGTAATGCTGGTTTTTAATGTCCCTAAGAACTaggaaacaaaaatcaaaaatagACTTGACTTTGCTTTCTTTGATAAAAGTAATAAAATGGTTAGCGGTGTTAAATTaatccttaaaaaacaaaacccaaagagGTTAAATAAAGCCCAGAGGGCTCTGGGTAAAAACCACAACGACTACAAAACAGCTGCAAAGACGTTTTTACACACTAAAAGAAATTCCt from Natator depressus isolate rNatDep1 chromosome 13, rNatDep2.hap1, whole genome shotgun sequence harbors:
- the LOC141997424 gene encoding uncharacterized protein LOC141997424 codes for the protein MWLNTGRCVGASPGQGWERMAWAIHQRAPSLPTHLCNQGFTAPSPAFQVTAAYNLQPLLLPGPVLCSPCFGQGLPAELPRAKAATSRESTSALKAWLGQHLRHPYPSKGEKLMLAISSKMSLTQVSTWFANARRRLKKEKQLSWAPCSKSDRDAGEGETQGEQQPGGQGEGPGGSPGTGGSPKEGSPGPCLESEHQRPSPQPNAAELTQGTPPQQPKIWCLAEIATCPQQEQSCRLPLEMAPPCWGVLPPQLSLALPWCPESHRTLPQ